The Acidaminococcus fermentans DSM 20731 sequence AATGGGGATTCCCCATTCCTGTAGTTTCCTACGAATTTTTTCCGTAGTTTCGGTTTCTTCATACCCCAATTCCGGATACTGATGACATTCTCTTCGAAACGCCACTGCTTCCTTGATTTCCGTATCGGTCAAAATAAACTTTTTCATGCCGGATCCGCCTTTCCTTTCACCCTAAAGAAGAGTATCCCTGCCAGAATAAATGCCACCAGGGCAGCGGAAACACCCCCTATATAAAGCATGGGACTGCTCAGGAACAGCATGGGGCCCATGGTGGTATTGGGCAGCTGGTAGAAGGATCCCAGGGTACTGGAACCGGAAATACTCTCACTGGTCATGGTATCCCCATCAGGATCCAGGACTTTGATCAGCAGCAGGCCGGTTGCCAAAGTCCCGGTGCATTGCCCATAGATTCCCATAGCTACCTCAAACCAATGATCTCCATACCATTTTTTGGAAAGATACACGGAAAAGAAAGCCGTCAATCCGCACAGGATAATGGTAGACACAACAATAGGAACGAAATAGGCTTTTAAGACGCTGATCCGGATGGTTGCCACCGCCACCACAATCATATATTCCAGTGCCAGCCCGGAAATCCGTTTCATGGAAGGACGGTCAATATACTGTCCCCATTTTGTTTTCCCCAGAATAGGTCCTACAATGGCCCCCATCAGAAGGCACATGGTATACAAAGGAATCCGCTTCCAGAAAGGGATAATGGCGATCAGACCAATCCGTGTGATATAGGAAATGGCAATGATAACGCCGACAATCATAAACTGAAAAGCAAAAGGATCCAGAGCTGAAGGACTGCACACTGCAGCGGCCATGGAAGGACGGCTTCCCTTTTCAAGCAATCCGGAAGAATGGGTCAGTTTGTCGATTTCTGCCTGATCTACTTTATGACTGGTCCATCCTCTGGAAGCCCCATAGTTGATCAGGAACATCCCTCCGATAACGGCGGCGAACATCCCAATGGTAGCATAGGTCATGGCAATCCCCATGGCATCGCTGATTCCTTCAGATCCAAAGGACGCCCCAATGATTCCAGCAGAACCGTGTCCTCCATAAAAACCGGTGACAGGCAACAGGCCCAGCCACATGGGCAGATCCTGCATAAACGGAAGCAATGCCACAATTATGGCCAACCCCACAAGGATCTGCATCATATGCATGGTCCCGGCAATAACTGTTGTGGATAAGATGTCTCTTCCCAGTTTGCCCACAGAATTTCCTAAAAATGAAGTGGCAAAGATGAAGCAGAAAGCAAAATTAATCCATTGCCCGATTCCTTTGCTGTAATGCAGACAAATGGGCGATACTTCCCCCAACACCTGGGGCCCCAACAGCAGACCCAGGATTCCGGCAATCAGAGATGCCGGAATAAAATACCGTCTGAAAAAAGCAATCTTCACCCGCAGTGCAAACCCCAGACACAGCAGAAAGCTGACTGTTGCAATATCAATGGCAATATCTGTCAAGTTCATTTTTCACTCCCCCTCCCGCCCAAACGGAGACGTTAGCTTACTTGTAGTAGGCCTTGATAAACTTCAAAATCCTTGCCAGACAGGCCTCCACGATTTTTTCGCCCTTTTCTCTGGTAGCAACCGTTGCATCCCCTACCGTTCCGTTGTAAGTTTTATCCGTAAATTTTCCCAACGTGATAAAATCACTGAATTCAGAGCTGGTATGAGGATCTACACAGGTTTCTCCAGCTTCATCCACCAATTCAGGGAACAGATACAACATTACAGATGTTCCGCATTCACTGGCATGGCCATTGCACATGTACCCTTCATACTGGCAGATTCCTTTGTTGTGGACAGTAGCAAAACGCCACCAGTCAACTTGAGCCATTTTAAAATCATACTGTTCCATGTATTTTTTGGACAAATAATTGACTGTATCCACATTCCCTGCGTGGCCAGTGATAAATAAAATTTTCTTGGCTCCATCTTTCAGTACTTTCCCCAGGATATAATCCAGATAGTCTTCCAGAATCTTCCGAGGCATGGCAAATGTGCAGGGAAAAGAAGCCAGCGCAGAAGATTCTCCGGCTTCAATAGTCGGTGCAATCAAAGCATCCGTCTCCTCGGCAACCAGTTCAGCAATCCGTTTGGCCACCAGCAGATCCGTTCCCATGGGCAGATGAGGCCCGTAGACTTCACAAGCGCCTGTAGGAATGATAACCAGAGGATCCTTTTCCATTCTTTCCAAATATTGTTTCCCTGGCATTTTTCTGATATAATTTTGCATAATCTTTCAGTCCTTTCTTGCTTTCTGTTTCATTTTTCTCTTTTGTTTGTCGTCTTATTATTATTTTTGTATATTATTTATCATAGAGTCTTTTGAACAACAACTAAATTCTATTTGTTGCATGTATTATTGCGTTTTATGCATCAGTAGAAAGGATTCTGTCATGGATATTGCAAACATCCACAGTTTTGTAGTTCTGGCTGAACTGCTCAGTTTCGCCAAAACGGCAGAAAAAGAACATATTTCCCAGTCCACACTCAGCCGTCGGATCCAGTCCCTGGAAAAAGGACTGAATGTCCAACTGTTCCAACGGGATACCCGCAATATAAAATTGACGGAAGCAGGAAAAGAATTCTACTTCCAAGCCAACAAATTGTTGGAGCAGTACCACCTGGCCATCAGTTTGACCAAAAAAGCAGTAGGCGGATATTCCCGAAAACTCCGGATCGGTATTGGTTACTATGAGCATTTTTTCCTTATGCCGTTTATTGGGCAGTTTTCTGCCAGCCACCCAAACATCAAAATCAATCTGTATCAATTTGTCTATGAAACACTCCTGGAATATTTTATCCGGGGAAATCTGGACATCATTCTGACCAGCGACCAATTCCTTTCCTCGATTTCCGAAAACGCCTACAAGAAGCAACTGCTTTGGCAGGACAGCTGGAGTTTGATTCTTTCCCGGGACAACCCTTTGGCTGCATATCCTTTTATAGACCGAAAACAATTGCGGGACCAGACCATCATCACCATGTACAACGGGAGCAGCAAAATGATCCGGAACATCTATCGGAATCAGGATTTTACCGAGCCATTCCGTACCGTAATCCAGGTCAATTCCTTTGCTGCCAAAATCGCCCTGGTAGATGCCAATATGGGGATTGGTTTTGTTCCCTCATTTATAAAAACGGAATCCTACAAAAACGTTCTCCTAAAAAAGATCGTTCCTGCCTATAATCCTCGCAAATTTTATGTTTTATGCAATTCCTACAACTACGACCAGGCTGTATCAGACTTTTTCAGGCGGTGTCAGGAACACTGGCAAAAATAGACAAAATAAAGCACAAAAAAGCACTGCGGCGTACGCAGTGCTTTTTTAGTAATTGATTATTTTCCCAAACTCCGCAGAGCTGTTTCTCGGGATCCTTTTAAATGGAACAGCATGGCATCTCCTGCCTTATCCCTTTCTCCCATAAAAATCAAATCAATGATCTTCTGATGTTCCTTGGCTGCTTCCTTGTGCCGTTCCCAGATATCACTCCCGGACAGGACCCGGATTCTCATATGCTGATCAAAAATATGAGCCAGCATATTGCGAAAGTAAAGATTGGAACATCCTTGTGCCAGAAGTCGGTGGAACCGGTCATCCAGTAAAGCGAACTGCTCCGGGTCCGGTGCAGACTCTATTAGTTCCTCAGATTTATCCCTTATCTCATGCAGTTTCTTTAAATCCAGATACTTCAGATCCTTTCGGATAATGAAAGGTTCCAAAAGCATCCTGGCTTCAAAACTTTGGTTGATTTCATTGATGGTCAATGGTCTGACCATCACCCCTTTTTTGGGGAGAACCGTAACCAGCCCCTCCTGTTCCAGCCGCGTCAGAGCTTCCCGGATAGGTGTTCTGCTGACCTGCAGTTCTTCCATCAGAGCAGTTTCATTCAAAAAGCCATTGCTTTCATACTGGCATCGTAAGATTTTGTTTTTGATTGCATAATAGGCCTTGTCCCGCAAACTCATCATGGCTCCGCTTTCACCTCTGTCCTGCCATTCTCTTGTATACATCAGATATATTTCAATTATACTGGATATATCCTTTGGATGCAAAAAGAATCTATGCTAGAATCGAACTAGGAAAAATGAACGGAATTTTTAGAATCTTTTATATGCTTTTAAAGGGGAGGAATCTGTAATGAACATCAAAAAGACACTTGCCGCTTTGTGCCTGGCATCACTGGCTGTATTTACTCTTACCGGCTGCGGATCTGAAGAAGGCGGAAAATCAAAGAGCAGTGAAGGAAAAGTCCAAATGGATCTGGCTACCGCCTACTCAGCAGATTCTCCTGCAGGAAAAGCCATGAAAAAATTCGTAGAAGATGTAAAGAAGAAATCCAACGGCAGCATTGAAATCAATTTGTTCACAGATGGAACTTTAGGGAATCCCAAAGACAACTATTCTTCTGTAGCCAGTGGCGACCTGGACATGACGATGTCCGGTTTGGAAGGACTTGACTTGTATGCTCCAGAATACACATTCCTGGATGCCCCCTTCCTGATGAAAGATTTGAAACAACAGCAGGCAATCTTGAACAGTGGAATTGGCGATAAGCTCAAAGCCATCTATAAGAAAAATGGTTTTACCACTCTGGGTTTCCACAACCGGGATGTTCGGGAATTGGCTGGGACAAAGCCCATCAAGACACCGGCCGATCTGCAGGGTCTGAAACTTCGTCTGCCCGGCATGAGAGTCTATGTGGATACCTGGAGCCAACTAGGTGTAAGCTCTACCACCGTTGCCATGAATGAATTGTACACGGCTCTGCAGACCAAGGTGGCTGAAGCCTGCGAAGGCGGCTATGAACAGATGGCTACGCTGAAATTGTATGAAGTCCAGCCTTACATCATGGAAACCAACCATGTATATGAATTTGTTGGACTCTTCATCAACAATAAAGCTTTTGAAAAACTGAGTCCTGAACAGCAGAAAATCCTGCAGGAATGTGCCAAGGAAGACCTTGCCTATGCTGACAAGCTGGCTGAAGAAAGCCGCCAGGAATACAAAAAGCAGTGCCAGGACAAGGGAATGAAAGTGCTGGAAGTTGACCAGGCTGCTTTCCGCAGTGCACTGGAAAATTATTACAAGGAACAGTTCAACAGCAAATGGACGGTCACCACTTACGATGAAGTCATGAAATACGCCAAATAATCTACAACAGAAGGGTGCCGCACCAAAGGGTACGGCACCCTTTCTCGCAGATAAGGAGGGATTCTCTTATGTTCCATAAAATAGCACGAGGCTATTTGAAAACTGTTGAAGGAATTTGTATAACGCTTTTATTCATCATTTTTTTGCTGATGGTTATCCAGGTTGTCTGCCGTCTCTTTACCATTGGCCAGAATTTTACGGAAGAACTGGCCCGCATCTGTTTTTGTCTGATGATCTTTCTGGGAGCTCCCCTGACGCTGGCAGAAGGCGCTGATATCTGTGTGGATATGGTGGTCAACAAATGCCCTGCAAAGCTGCAGAAGGCCATCAATATCCTGATCAACATTCTGACATGTGTATTTTCCGTACTCTGTCTCAAAAGCCTTCTGGTCCTGATCCGTACCAACGCAGGAGTTTCAGCGGTAGCACTTCCCTGGATTAAAATGAACTGGATCTATTCAGCCATGTGCGTAGGATTCGCTTTTCTCTTTGTGGTCGCTATATGCAAAATCGTCGCTTTGTGCAAAGGCTGCCCGGATACCATGGATATCAACAAAGAAGAAAAAGCGCTTGCCCGAAAAAAAGAAAGCGAGATGAATTTGGGAATATGACTACGAATACAATTATCCTGATGCTCCTTGTTTCCATGCTGGCTCTCTTCCTGCTGAAAGTCCCCGTTTACATCAGTATGTCCCTGGCAGGATGTGCCGTCCTGGCTACCCGCTTTGGCATGAAATGGAGCCTGCTCAGCCAATATCTTTATACAGGGGTGGATTCTTTCACACTTCTTTCCATTCCACTGTTCCTGTTGGCCGCCAAAATCATGAATACGGGCAGCATCACCAAAAAGCTTTTTTCCTTTTGTATGAAAGTTGTCGGCTGGCTGCCTGGTGGTCTTGGCCATGTAAATGTCCTTTGTTCCGTAATTTTTGCCGGTATGTCCGGTACAGCAGTTTCTGATGCCGGCGGACTGGGATCCATCGAAATCAAAGCCATGAACGAAAATGGATTTGATAATGATTTTTCCTGCTGTGTCACAGCGGCATCTTCAACATTGGGACCCATTATCCCCCCTTCCATTCCTCTGGTTGTCTATGCAACCGTATCTGGAGCTTCCGTAGGTGCCCTGTTTATGGCTGGAATCATCCCTGGCCTGGTCATGGCCATTTTGATGATGGTACTGGTCAGTGCTTATGCCATTCTACGGCACTATCCCCGTACCAAATTTCCCTCTGGAGGAGAATTTTTTACCGCTCTTAAAGACGGATTTCTCCCGCTGATGGCTCCTGTTATCCTGTTGGTAGGAATTTACGGCGGTGTCTTCACCCCTACAGAAAGTGCCGCCATTGTGGTTTGCTACAGCCTGTTCCTGGAAATCTGCATTTATCGTGAACTGACACTGGAAAAATTTATTTCCATCCTGAAAGAAACCTTCCGGGATTCTGTGACCATTGCTCTGATCATTGCCGGCGCCACCTTCTTTGGTTACGTGGCAACCCGTGTACGGATTCCCCAGCTGATTCTGAAAGAAATGACAGGGTTGGTTTCCTCTCAATTTATGCTGCTTTTACTGATCAATATTTTCCTGTTGGTTATTGGCTGTTTCCTGGAAACCGCTTCCGCCATCACCATTGTTGTACCGCTGATTATGCCTCTCCTGAAAGCGTACCATGTAAACTTTACGCAGTTTGGCATCATCATGGTATTGAATCTGATGATTGGGCTGTTGACGCCGCCTTTTGGCCTGGTCTTGTTCGTAGTCAGCAAGATTGGTCATATATCTGTAGGTCATTTCTCAAGAGCACTGCTTCCCTGGCTGGCCTGTCTGCTGATTGCCTTGATGCTGATTACATTTGTCCCATCCATCAGCCTGTGGTTTCCCACATTTCTGGGAATGACTGTATAGGAGGACGCTATGAAAATCACTTCTGTGAAAGGGATCCAGCTGCGCTGTCCCTGTGAAGAAATCCATGATGCTTTAAGCACTTCTATTGCCCGACAGGCCTTTCTGATCCGTATTGAAACTGATAAAGGAATTTGGGGAATTGGGGAAGCCTTTTCCTTTGGAGCTCCCCTCAATGCACTTCAGACGTTGCTTGATCAGCAAATTGCCCCCATTATCCTGGAAAAAGAAGCAGAAAACATCGAAGAGCTCTGGCAAACCATGTACTGGCGTACATTGGCCAATGGCCGCCGCAGTCTTACTATGGCCATTATTTCCGGCGTTGATACCGCTCTCTGGGATATTTTGGGAAAAGCCGCCCACATGTCTGTCAGTCATCTCTTGGGATTGGCTTTTCAAAAGATTCCCACCTATGCCAGTGGTGGCTTTTATGCTCCTGGCAAAGGACTTGATGGTCTTCGGAAAGAACTGTCTTCCTACCGTAAAAAAGGCTACAAAGATGCCAAAATCAAAATTGGCCGTACCTCATCCAATCCTTTTCTGGATTATATGGATAATAAAAATGACAAAGTCAGTGAAGAAGAGGACTGGCAGCGCATTCAGGCAGCTCATGAAATCATGGAAGATGGCATGTTAATGGTGGATACCAATGCCACCTGGACGGCAGACCAAGTAATTCAAAATGCTCCCAAGCTCCAGGCTTACGGAGTAAAGATTATCGAAGAACCTCTGCCATTCGAAGATGTGGACGGCTATCGCAAAATTGCTGATGCCGTGCCTTCTTTAGTCATCGCTGGCTGTGAAACACAGCAGGGTCTCAAGAACTTCCAAAATCTGCTGAAAGAAAATCAGATTGATATCCTTCAACCCGATGTAGGCTGGGCCGGAGGTATTTCTGAAGTCAAAAAAATCGGTGCCGCAGCCTTGGCGGCCAACAAAAAGATTTCTCTCCACTGCTTTGGTTCTGCTGTGTTGTTTGCCGCCAGTCTCCAAACAGCCGCCGCCATGAGCAACACCATTGCCATGGAATCAGAAGAAAATCCCAATCCGCTGAAAACAGATATCTTGAAAACACCCTTTCAGACCGATCCTGAAATGAATTTTTTCGTTCCGGACGGACCTGGACTAGGTATTGAAGTTGACTGGGAGCGCATTGAAAAATATATCGTAAAATAGAAACAAGCCGTGAAAGATGCCATTCATTTCTATTGGTGCCTTTCACGGTTTCATTTTTGCAACAAGTTTTGCGACAAACGATGACCTAATTCCATTTCTATTTTCTTTTCCAAGACCTCAAAATCCCATTCATGCCGGAAAAATGCCCAATAATGACCTCCTTTTTCCAGTTGGGAAGGAATTTTTCTGTTGGATAAGGGAAAGAATCCCCCAGTGATCCTTGCAAAATCTTACAGAAAGATGGTGATTCCATGAAAACCTCTACCACTGTGGCCCAGGATCTGGGCACGTGGCTGGAAGAACAGGCACTGCATGCTGCTGTTCTTGAGCTTATAGACGAATACCGGGCGGGGCGACGGGCCTGCGTCCCCTACGGTCCTATACTGTCCCCATAAGTGTGGACACTTTTTAAGAGTAGCACCTGCCCACAAAATTGGACAGGCTACAATTTGAATCCTTTAAAATTGGCGTGCTCATTTTGGACCCAACCTATTGAACACAATCATATGCATGTGGTATCCTCAAATCCAATAAAGCCAAGGAGAATCCACATGAGCAGAAAACTTTTTACTGAGGAGCAGATTGCAGCGTTGCGCCAGAACCCTTATGTGTATAGCGTAAGCCGCTCTACCCTGGTCCTGAGGAAGTCCTTTAAAGAAATCTTTTACACCGAATATATGGAAGGAGTCTATCCTAAAGACGTCTTCAAAAAATACGGCTTTGACCCTGCTGTGCTGGGCGAAAGACGCATTGGCGGTGCTCTCCAGCATATCAAAGAGGAATATGCCAAATATGGTTGTTTCTATGAAGGCAGGAGACCCGCCGACAGGTCTGACACCGCCGCCAAGGTCAAGCCTGAAGATGACATTAAGGCCCTCAGACATGAAGTTGAATACTTGCGGCAGGAAGTGGAATATTTAAAAAAAATTTCCGCGATCAAGAACACAAAAAGGTAGGTTCTCTGCTCATGAACGATTCCTCTTGTGTGTTCGAAATCATAGAAAAGACGGTAAGTACCAGCGAGAACAGACTTTCCATCAGCAGTTTATGCAAGATGGCAGGCGTGTCCCGAAGCGGTTATTATGCCTGGGTAAAGGCGGAAGCATTTCGGCAGGCCCAGCAAGAACAGGACCGCAAGGACTTTGAACTGATCCTTGCCGCTTACAAAAGACGAGGGTACAAGAAGGGCGCCCGCAGCATCTATATGGAGCTGCTCCACATGGATCCGCCCGTCATTATGAATGTGAAGAAAATCCGTCGTCTGATGAAAAAGTTCCACCTGCTTTGCCCCATCAGGAAGGCGAATCCCTATCGGCAGCTGGCGAAAGCCCTGAAGACCAATACGGTGGCCGATAATCTGCTGCAGCGCCAGTTTGAGGACTATGGTCCTCGCATGGTACTGCTGACAGATATTACCTATCTTCCTTACAATGGGATCTTTGCTTATCTTTCCACCATACTGGATGCCTATACCAAGCAGATTCTGGCGTATGTCCTCAGCGATTCTTTGGAGGTGGATTTCGTGGTAGAAACGGTGAACAACCTGATTCGAGATCACGGCGTCTCACTGCATGCTGAAACCATCGTGCATTCTGACCAGGGTTGCCATTACACGAGTCACAGCTTCATCGATATCCTCCATGACAAGGATCTCAGACAATCCATGTCACGGCGGGGGAATTGCTGGGACAATGCGCCGCAGGAAAGCTTCTTCGGCCGTATGAAAGACCATGTGAAAAAGAAAATTGCAGCAGCAGTGAGCTTTGGGGAGGTGAAGGCCATCGTAGATGATTACATGGATTATTACAACAACGAGCGCTACCAGTGGGAACTGGCGAAACTGTCGCCAAACGAGTTCTACCAATTTGTAACAACAGGGGTTTATCCGCTCGATATTCCCAAGATGCCCGAGGTTCCTACATTGAAGCGGAGAGCCTGTGAGCTGGGGAACCAGCTCACCTCATAAAATGGCAAAAGCAGCCATTTTATGAGTAAGGAGCCAGTGCATAAGATTGGATGGTTAGGGGCCTTCTGATAGACAATTACCAAACGTCCATTTTAAAGGTACCAGGATTGTTGAACTGTCTAAAACAAGGGGTCCTACTTTTAGAAACTGTCCTTGACAAGGGGTACGGTTTAGTCCAGTGCGCTTCACTCTTAACTCTGCATTCTTCACTTTTCATCATTTATAGCTCCAAATATGATAAAATGAATTATGACATGATGTCCATGATCATGATTGGCCTGGGACAGCCGGACAGACGGCAGGAGGACATCATCAGATGGACCCTGACGAGAAGAAATAAATCCTGGAACGGGAATACGCCATTCCCATGACCGTTGAAATGAAAGAGGAGGCGGAGACCATGTGCGGTATCGGACACGCCATTGCAAGAAAGAACCTGGAAGAAGGCATGCAAAAGGGCCTGCAAAAAGGCCGCCTGGAGGGGAAACAGGAAGGCATTGCTCTGGTCCAACGGGAATTGCTGCTGAACCTGTTTTCCAGCGGTATGCCTGTGGAGCAGATTTCTGCAGGGACAAAGGTTCCTGTCAGCTATGTACGGAAACTGGCTGAAAAAGCTGGAAAATAATAAGTATAACAGATAAAAAAACGAACTGTGAAACTGCCTGCTGGCAACTTCACAGTTCGTTTTTTACGCCTAACAGAATCTCCGTCTGATCTGCTTGATTACAGACCACAGAAGAACGCCGATGGAAATGGTCAGGAATACGGCAGCAATGGGAGACTGGAAGAATTTCAGGAAGCTTCCGTCCGTATACTGCATGCCCCGGATCAGGTTCTGCTCTACTTCCTTCCCGAGTACCAGACCCAGGATCAGCGGTGCCTGGGGATATTTGTACTTGCTCATGAAGTAACCGATGACCCCGAATCCCAGAGAAGTCCAGACATCGAACATATTGTGGTTGGTGCCATAGGTCCCCACCACGCACAAGACGAAAATAATGGGGAACAGGATGTATTTGGGCACATCCAGGACCCGTACAAAGGCCCGGATACCTCCGTATTCTACTACCAGCATCACGACTGTGGCCACCATAAGACCGGCAAACAGGCCATAGACCAGTTCACCACTCTGTTGGAACAGCAGGGGTCCGGGGATGATGCCGTGGAGCATCAGGCCGCCCAGAATGATGGCAGTTACCGTATCCCCGGGAATCCCCAGGGTCAGCAGCGGGATCAGCGCCCCGCCAATGGAAGCGTTGTTGGATGTTTCAGAAGCCACAATCCCGTCCATGCAGCCGGTGCCGAATTTTTCCGGATGTTTGCTCTGTTGTTTGGCCACACTGTAGGCCACAATGTTGGAAGTGGCTCCGCCAATTCCCGGCAGGATGCCGATGCCAATACCAATCAGAGCCGACCGTATGAAGTTGACGAACTGGTCCTTAAATTCCTGCAGGGTAAAACCAAAACCCTTGATTTTGTATTCCAGGATCTGCCCTTCCTTGGACTTGACCCCGTCGGCTGCCGCTTTCAGGATTTCAGCGGTGGCAAAGAGCCCAATCATCACTGGCAGTTGGGAAAAACCGTTTTCCAGTTCCGGGATCCCGAAGGTGAAGCGGGCGGAACCGGTAATATCGGAAATCCCAAACAGGGAAATCACAATGCCGAACACC is a genomic window containing:
- a CDS encoding tripartite tricarboxylate transporter permease, with product MVVEGILSVLNPTTLLIILVGVVVGIIFGSIPGLTSTMAVALCLPITFGMSPLNGISMLIALYVGGTSGGLISAILLKIPGTPSSVATTFDGAPMAERGEGGRALGIGIFYSFLGTILSMIALFFIAPPLAKAALKFGPIETFSICLFALTMIAAMISDNPFKAVMAGVFGIVISLFGISDITGSARFTFGIPELENGFSQLPVMIGLFATAEILKAAADGVKSKEGQILEYKIKGFGFTLQEFKDQFVNFIRSALIGIGIGILPGIGGATSNIVAYSVAKQQSKHPEKFGTGCMDGIVASETSNNASIGGALIPLLTLGIPGDTVTAIILGGLMLHGIIPGPLLFQQSGELVYGLFAGLMVATVVMLVVEYGGIRAFVRVLDVPKYILFPIIFVLCVVGTYGTNHNMFDVWTSLGFGVIGYFMSKYKYPQAPLILGLVLGKEVEQNLIRGMQYTDGSFLKFFQSPIAAVFLTISIGVLLWSVIKQIRRRFC